A single Chloroflexota bacterium DNA region contains:
- the surE gene encoding 5'/3'-nucleotidase SurE gives MKILVTNDDGIHAPGLWALAERLTRVGEVVVFAPDREQSGTGTSISLHRSVKLTEVDSLVPSVKAYSVGGTPGDSVILALRIMEDIAIVFSGINRGSNMGYDVLLSGTVGAALQGYLHGVPSVALSVQAGEETNFEIAARLAPLLVGKVSCKGFGALLLNVNLPNLPLEKIGGVEITRVGRGGYGTAITMGPDGSKDNYRITIGQPWWNAEEGTDIHAVDRGMISITPLQGELRTAQEASLPEDWPSLLFREL, from the coding sequence ATGAAGATACTGGTTACTAATGATGATGGCATACATGCTCCCGGCCTTTGGGCTCTTGCTGAGCGGCTAACCAGGGTTGGCGAGGTGGTCGTGTTTGCTCCTGATCGCGAGCAGAGCGGCACTGGCACCTCCATCAGTCTGCATCGATCAGTGAAATTGACCGAGGTGGACTCATTGGTGCCGTCGGTAAAGGCCTATTCGGTTGGGGGAACGCCGGGAGACAGCGTTATCCTGGCTCTGCGGATCATGGAGGACATCGCGATAGTCTTCTCCGGTATCAACAGGGGATCGAATATGGGGTATGATGTACTCCTCTCAGGGACAGTAGGCGCAGCCCTGCAGGGTTATCTTCATGGTGTGCCATCGGTTGCCCTTTCAGTACAGGCAGGAGAAGAAACCAACTTTGAAATTGCTGCCAGGCTGGCACCTCTGCTGGTCGGCAAAGTTAGCTGTAAAGGGTTTGGGGCTCTACTGCTCAATGTAAACCTACCCAATCTACCTTTAGAGAAGATAGGTGGTGTTGAGATCACCAGGGTCGGGAGAGGTGGCTATGGTACTGCTATTACCATGGGCCCCGATGGCAGCAAGGACAACTACCGGATTACCATAGGGCAGCCATGGTGGAACGCTGAGGAAGGAACAGATATACATGCAGTAGACAGGGGCATGATCTCCATTACCCCTCTTCAAGGAGAGTTGAGAACTGCCCAGGAGGCCTCCCTCCCCGAGGATTGGCCCTCCTTGCTCTTTCGCGAACTGTGA
- a CDS encoding 3-hydroxybutyryl-CoA dehydrogenase: MEIKKVGVVGCGLMGSGIAEVCARSGYSTVVLEVNQQFLDKGMASLKSSLEKAFSKGKLSAQDRDATLARLHGTIKMEDFQDCDLVIEAVIENMEEKKRVFAAADKVCPKHAILASNTSCLSILQMAMATKRPSQVIGMHFFQPVPVMPMVEIVKTIAVSKETVEMAEKVSKSLGKKVVFAKDTPGFLVNRLGFPFMMNAIRMLDEGWTTIEEMDQAWMGATNSPMGPFTLMDFAGLDTMYAMACAMYDEFKDPVYAPPPLLKAMVTMGRYGKKNGWGFYKYT; this comes from the coding sequence ATGGAAATCAAGAAAGTGGGTGTAGTCGGCTGCGGATTAATGGGCTCGGGCATTGCTGAGGTCTGTGCTCGTTCTGGCTACTCAACAGTGGTCCTGGAAGTTAATCAGCAGTTTCTGGATAAGGGTATGGCGTCGCTCAAGTCTTCGCTGGAGAAAGCGTTTAGCAAGGGCAAATTGTCAGCGCAGGATCGAGATGCTACCCTTGCACGTCTCCACGGCACTATTAAGATGGAAGATTTCCAGGATTGTGACCTGGTGATAGAGGCTGTGATTGAGAATATGGAGGAGAAGAAGAGGGTGTTTGCGGCTGCTGACAAAGTCTGCCCTAAGCATGCGATCCTGGCCAGCAACACCTCGTGTTTATCCATTTTGCAGATGGCGATGGCAACGAAGAGGCCGTCCCAGGTAATCGGTATGCATTTCTTCCAGCCCGTCCCGGTCATGCCGATGGTGGAGATCGTGAAGACTATCGCCGTTTCCAAAGAGACCGTCGAGATGGCGGAGAAGGTCAGTAAGTCACTGGGCAAGAAGGTGGTCTTTGCCAAGGATACACCTGGTTTTCTCGTCAATCGCCTTGGCTTCCCATTCATGATGAACGCCATCCGCATGCTCGACGAGGGATGGACCACTATAGAGGAAATGGATCAGGCCTGGATGGGGGCGACGAATTCACCGATGGGGCCTTTCACCCTGATGGACTTTGCCGGACTAGACACCATGTACGCCATGGCCTGCGCCATGTACGACGAGTTCAAGGACCCCGTTTATGCTCCGCCGCCGTTGCTCAAGGCAATGGTCACCATGGGGCGCTACGGAAAGAAGAATGGCTGGGGGTTCTACAAGTATACCTAA
- a CDS encoding SDR family NAD(P)-dependent oxidoreductase, with amino-acid sequence MDLGYKGKIVIVTGGSSNINRANVLAFAKEGANVVIADIDEKQGPKVAAEAGALGGGGKIVFIKTDVTSFESVDAMVKETMKDFGKIDVLVNGVGWLDSPWGLFMEQKRETWQKMVNLNLWSVLNCTRAALEQMIPRKYGKICNIGSEAGRIGEFRQVVYSACKGGVIGFTKAIAKEVGRHNINVNCICPAGVIPEKKEHVSELSMTQGVTQETMPEDMKKMQLKLYPIGRVAVPQDVANTVLYVCSDAASFIHGQTISVNGGYSTL; translated from the coding sequence ATGGATCTGGGTTATAAAGGTAAGATAGTAATTGTGACTGGAGGAAGCTCCAATATCAACCGGGCCAATGTGCTGGCTTTTGCCAAAGAGGGAGCGAATGTAGTTATCGCCGACATCGATGAGAAGCAGGGGCCCAAGGTGGCGGCCGAGGCCGGTGCTCTGGGTGGGGGCGGGAAGATCGTATTCATAAAGACAGACGTGACCAGCTTTGAGTCCGTTGATGCGATGGTCAAAGAGACTATGAAGGATTTCGGCAAGATCGATGTGCTGGTCAATGGCGTCGGCTGGCTGGACAGCCCCTGGGGGCTCTTCATGGAGCAGAAGCGGGAGACCTGGCAGAAGATGGTCAACCTGAACCTCTGGAGCGTTCTTAATTGCACCAGGGCAGCGCTGGAACAGATGATCCCCCGCAAGTATGGCAAGATCTGCAACATTGGTTCCGAGGCGGGTAGGATAGGGGAGTTCCGACAGGTGGTTTATTCGGCGTGTAAGGGTGGTGTCATCGGCTTCACCAAGGCCATTGCCAAGGAGGTGGGCCGCCACAACATTAACGTCAACTGTATCTGCCCTGCCGGCGTTATCCCGGAGAAGAAGGAGCATGTCTCCGAGTTGTCCATGACCCAGGGCGTCACGCAGGAAACCATGCCTGAGGACATGAAGAAGATGCAGTTGAAACTGTATCCTATCGGGCGAGTTGCTGTGCCGCAGGATGTGGCCAATACAGTTCTCTACGTGTGCTCCGATGCCGCCTCCTTCATCCATGGCCAGACTATCAGCGTCAACGGTGGATATAGCACGCTATAA